DNA sequence from the Methanococcus maripaludis genome:
CTTCAGCAAACTTTTGATCGATTTCGTTTCCATATATAACTGCCGCACTTGAAACGAAGTTTTTAATTACTTTTGATTCGATTTCATCTGAAATATCTGAATCGTAGCTTCTTCCACCACTACTGCTGTGCGAAGAGCTTGGTGTAGTTGGTGCAACGTAGTTTCCAATTTCGTTTCCGTTCCACATGTCGATTAATGGGGCAGTATCGTTTTCTAAATACTCGATATCGTAGTATTCTTCACCGTAAGTTCTTTCATAGTCACATCCATAAAGGTAAGGAGTGTCACCAATTCCGTTTGAATCTGCGTCTGTTCCACTGTAGTCAGACCAGTAGTTTCCAAGGATGTTACTGTAATTATTTCCATTGTATTTATATTCAATTTCAAAAGGACTTACTAAACTGTTGTTTACAGTTGTGTTTGGCATTATTTCAGAAATATTTGACGAATTTCCTGTGTAAATAAAGTTATTTAAGTAAATATTACAGCCTGTGATGTTATCTCCAATAATAATTGGATAATCGTCTGCATAAATCGTATTTTGTGTAATATTTGAGTAATCTTCACAACAATTATCAAGCAAGATTCCAATAGTGCTTGCACGAATTGTATTGTTAAATATTGTTGCATATGCATTTATTCCAAGATCAGGATATCCGTTAGGGTCAATTGCGTAATCCCTGCTTGCATTTATCACAGTGTTTGAGGATATTAGCGTGTACTGTCCACAGGTCCAAATATGGTCATCCACAGTGTTTGAGGAAATTGTATTATTGTTTCCGTAAACTCCCATGTGCGCATCGCCATACTTGTCATTATGTAAAACGTTTGAAGAGATTGTGGCATTGTTTCCTTCCAAATAGATAGAGTAATCTACCGTGTTTGAGGATATTGTGTTATTGTTTCCGTAAACATCAATGTGACCATATGCCCAAGCATCATGTAAAACATTTGATGAAATTATGTTGTAGTCCCCTTTAACACATACACTAGAATAAAGATAAGGCATGGAATAGAATTCTTCCTCATCGTTCGTGTTATTGAAGATTTTGTTATTGAAGATTTTGTTATAATTTCCGTAAATACCTAAGGAAGTGTAGTATTCACCCGTTAAAGTGTTTTCGAAGACTGTCGTGTTTAGTACATCGTAAAGATCCATACCATAAGTATCGTTGTATGCTTTGACAGTAATGGTATTTATTGAAATTGTTGAGTTTTCAATATAATCCAGATCCATACCATAAGTATCGTTTTCATTAGATTCAGCTGTTATGTTATTTCCCAAAATCGCTGAGTTTTCGATATTATTCTCTGCAAAAATACCGTAAGCGTTTGGATAATATCCATCATAAGAATACGCATAAAGGTCGATTATATTGTTTTCTATTGTTATATTGACCATATCATATTGACATGCGTAGATACCGAGAGCTTCGCCGTAAGAGTCTGCTGTTATGTTATTTCCTGAAATTGTAGAATTTTCCATGTATTTATATGCGAAGATACCATAAGCGCAATTATCACTGGAATTGAGTATGATGTTATTTCCTAAAATCTTAGTATTTACCATATCTTCGTCTTCAGCGTAGATACCGTAAGCATCTTCGCATGCATCTACTGTGATATTGTTTTCTGAAATTGTGGAATTTTCCAAATTATCACAGGCATAAATACAGTAAGAGTAATACCCATTACTTTCTGAAATGAATGTATTTCCTGAAATTATTGTATTTACTATATTGTAATCGGTGTAAATACATTCAGAATCCTCAGTATTGGATGAAATATTAAATAAATTAGATTCTATGGTCGAATTTACTAAATCTGCACCACACGCGTAGATACCACAAGCACAATCTTCCCCATATGCAGTAATTGTATTTCCAGATATTACTGAGCTTATAATGGCAAATGGGTAAATACAGTAAGCATCCCCCTCTTTTGAAATAATCGTAATTTCGTTGTTTTTAATTTTTGAACCGATTAAATCTTCATTGTCCGTGTAAATAACGTAAGAACCGTCATAACCGTTTGCTGTGATGTTATTCTCGGCCATGGATGTGTTGTATATATAATCGCCAGCATAAATACAGTAAGTTTCGGAATCAGAAGATAAATCGAATACGTTATCCTCAATTGTCACATTTGTAATATCTTCATTGTATGAACAAATACCGTATGCATCTTCTGTCGCATTTGCTGTTATGTTATTTCCAGATATTACGTTGTTGGTAATATTATATACTGAATAAATACCATAAGCATTATTATCAGCAGAATAAAGATCGATTACATTATTTTCAATCGTTGAATTTGTTATATTGTCCCAGCATGCCCTGATACCGTAAGCAGTGCCCACGGTGGAATTAATGCTAATTTCGTTATCTTCGATCGTCGAGTTTATAATAGCCTCGTCAGCATAGATACCGTTGGCAACAGTAACAGTGCTAACCATATTGATCGTATTTCCAGAAATTGTGCTGTTTTCAATAGTATCATCAAACACAATACTGCCGTCGTACGTCATAGTATTAAACGTATTTTCCAAAATTTTGGTACCATAAGACTCTTGTAATTCGATAGAATAGCCTTCAGAAATTATTTCTGAATTTTCAAGTGTAAACTCATTAACATCTTTAACGAAAATTGTATCAGATGACCAGTTAGCATTCAAGTTTTTAACAGTAATATTGCTTGAATTGTAGGCGTATATGATATATGGACTGTTTGTAGTATTGGTACTGAAAAACATGTTGTTACAGTCAAGTACAACGTTTTCAGTGTCTTTAATTATTAATACACTATCATTGCTTGATAATGTGTTATTCTCAAAATCTACAGTTACCTTGTAATCCCCAGATTCATTGATCAATGCAAATACGTGGTAATCAGTACCATCAATATTTACATCCGTTGGATTTGAATAATCAATATCTACCGCATTAACGCTTCCTAGCGCAAAAAGCAGCAACAAAAATAATAAACATTTTTTTATCATTGTTCACCCCGAATTGGTATAATGTAATTAAGTTGTAAGTATAGTCAAAAAGTTATATTGCGCAGGGTATATATTTTTATCGGGGGCTAGATTACAAATAAACTCAGATTAAAGATATATCTTCAAAAAAGTCAGATTTAAACCAGCGTATCTCGTATTAAAATCTTAAAAAAAGACTGACTAAAAAATAGACTATTCATTAACTACAAAAACAGAACAATTATAATATTTTTTTAATGTCTTTTAACATCTTATTTTTTAAGATAGTTTAACGGATTTCCAAACATTTTAAAGGTTTATTTAGTCTTAATTTTTAATAATTTTAAATATTATTAAGTTATGGTGTTATTCAGGGTAAATTCGGATCATAATTGTACAAACTTATCGATTTTGAATTTTTACCTTCTGATCCCAATTATTATTTTTTCAAGCGTTCAAATCAGCCATTATGTAAATTTTGAAAGTTTTTGTTCGTTTTTTGACTGCATTCATGTAGATTTTTCTTTTGATTTTCAAAAAATCAAAGCGTTTTAATACATTTAAATTGTATTTTTCATCGTTTAATAGTTCTGTAACATTATTTAATCAGTTTTTACCGTTTTTTACACAGTATATTTTATAAACGCTGTATTTTTGAATAATATAGTGAAATTTTATCATATTTACCAGATCACATTTATACACTTTTTGTCGAATATACTGCTTTAAATCCTATGCAGTCCAATTTAGTACATGGATAAAATCCTGAATAAGGGCGGAGTAATGAAAAGCTGGCACGGTTTTTTCATTCCTTTAAAACCCTCGAATTTTCATTTGCTAATAAAATCACCTGAATTTGTGTTTTACTTTTTTTAAATTTCAATTTAAATAAAAAAATATAAGTTTTCTCAAATTTTACCTTTTAAACCATCCTCTGCTTTTTTTAACAAATCTTTCAACTGATAAAACTGCTTTTTTTAAAATTGTAGCTTTTGTCAGGTTCTTTACAATCCCCGTCATTGTAAATATCCTTAAAAGCTGATTAAAATATTAATTTTTGTTTAAAGTTAAAACAATTAAAAATTTCAAAAAAAATGAACGAATTTAAATTTTTAAAAGTAATTTTTTAAATTTTTAATTTATTCTTCAATTGGAATATCCAAAGACATTAAAAATCCAATAATATCTTTATTATTAAAGCTTGATACGACCCCGTAAAGGCTTGGAATCATTATCGGTAGAGGGTTGCCATTATTATCTTTAATATGCTGCTGTGGAACAACCAAAGGCTGGAATCTGGAACATATTGCATGGGCATGACCAGTTTCTGTTGCAATAATTGGCCCACCACTATTTCCATAATTTAGTGCTTTATCAAGTACATAATTTTTCGGCCCTGCTGCACCCATATTTGTATCAAAATTCGATGAAATTATTGCAGATGTAACCCGCGGACTCAATTTTGTATATCCAATCTCACCAGATTTTATTATTCCATAGCTTGACAGAGGATATCCAAAAGAATACACCTCATCACCCATTTCAAGACGTCCTGTTGAAACTTTTATAAATGGAAATTCAGTTTTTTTGTCAAGCCATTCTTTATCAGAATTTTTTTCAAAATCTACTTTTAATAAAGCAATATCCAATCCTGGAAAAATGGGCCCAGGGGATACATACTGACAGATTTTTTTAGGATCCTTTGCATTTTGTTCTTTTATCAAAAATGCTCTATCCAAATCTTTTCTTAAATATCCCTTTTTATCCATAACCACGTGTGCGGCAGTTACAAACCAGCCCTCTGGAGATATAAAAAAGCCAGTTCCTGCAGGAGTGGGCATCCCCCCTGCTTTTCCATTAGGCAATTCAATACAAAAAGTAGCAGCCATGACGTTTGAAAGTGTATTTTTTATCACAATTACTCCCCCGATTATTCATAATATTAATTATTTCAATAGAAATTTAAAAACCTTTTTTAATTATGGATATAGGCAAAATTAAAATTTCAAAAAACGTAATTTAAATCTTAAATAATATTTCTTCCTCAAAATTCTGAGATATGTAACAAAAAGACTGCGGAGCCCTAAAATCAGGATTTATATCTTTAGGATTAACCGGATTTTCAAATTCATTTAATTTGTTTATTTGAATTGCGTATCCCTTATCTTTTTCTTTGAAATATTTGAAAAATTCTGATTCTTTTATCCCTGAAACATTTTTAAATTCGTTCCAGAGGATTTTTGGGCAGTTTTCAATTATATCTCCAACAATGAATGTTCCAACAATTCGTTTTTATCATAGTTTTTAAAGATTGATTTTTTAGAGCCTTTTAATATTTCTTTAACATATTTTGGCTTAATGGATAGTAAGATTGTCATTAATTCCGCCCAAGTCCCTTATTTTTTCGTAAGCGCCATGCGTTATTTCTGTAATTGTTTGAGGCGGTCCTTTTAATATATTGTTCTCTTTTAAAACATTTAATGATATCGGAGACTTTAAGTGCAGGTGCAT
Encoded proteins:
- a CDS encoding NosD domain-containing protein; its protein translation is MIKKCLLFLLLLFALGSVNAVDIDYSNPTDVNIDGTDYHVFALINESGDYKVTVDFENNTLSSNDSVLIIKDTENVVLDCNNMFFSTNTTNSPYIIYAYNSSNITVKNLNANWSSDTIFVKDVNEFTLENSEIISEGYSIELQESYGTKILENTFNTMTYDGSIVFDDTIENSTISGNTINMVSTVTVANGIYADEAIINSTIEDNEISINSTVGTAYGIRACWDNITNSTIENNVIDLYSADNNAYGIYSVYNITNNVISGNNITANATEDAYGICSYNEDITNVTIEDNVFDLSSDSETYCIYAGDYIYNTSMAENNITANGYDGSYVIYTDNEDLIGSKIKNNEITIISKEGDAYCIYPFAIISSVISGNTITAYGEDCACGIYACGADLVNSTIESNLFNISSNTEDSECIYTDYNIVNTIISGNTFISESNGYYSYCIYACDNLENSTISENNITVDACEDAYGIYAEDEDMVNTKILGNNIILNSSDNCAYGIFAYKYMENSTISGNNITADSYGEALGIYACQYDMVNITIENNIIDLYAYSYDGYYPNAYGIFAENNIENSAILGNNITAESNENDTYGMDLDYIENSTISINTITVKAYNDTYGMDLYDVLNTTVFENTLTGEYYTSLGIYGNYNKIFNNKIFNNTNDEEEFYSMPYLYSSVCVKGDYNIISSNVLHDAWAYGHIDVYGNNNTISSNTVDYSIYLEGNNATISSNVLHNDKYGDAHMGVYGNNNTISSNTVDDHIWTCGQYTLISSNTVINASRDYAIDPNGYPDLGINAYATIFNNTIRASTIGILLDNCCEDYSNITQNTIYADDYPIIIGDNITGCNIYLNNFIYTGNSSNISEIMPNTTVNNSLVSPFEIEYKYNGNNYSNILGNYWSDYSGTDADSNGIGDTPYLYGCDYERTYGEEYYDIEYLENDTAPLIDMWNGNEIGNYVAPTTPSSSHSSSGGRSYDSDISDEIESKVIKNFVSSAAVIYGNEIDQKFAEELRERIQNANGYKISGNAVIVGGPNANGFAKEYNDQFEMPISNDYPGENKGIIQVLKVQDNTGKIVQSYTIVYIAGSDRLGTQAALEYFKTLDELPEGPIMVEWTENGPKVVE
- a CDS encoding S1 family peptidase, with the translated sequence MIKNTLSNVMAATFCIELPNGKAGGMPTPAGTGFFISPEGWFVTAAHVVMDKKGYLRKDLDRAFLIKEQNAKDPKKICQYVSPGPIFPGLDIALLKVDFEKNSDKEWLDKKTEFPFIKVSTGRLEMGDEVYSFGYPLSSYGIIKSGEIGYTKLSPRVTSAIISSNFDTNMGAAGPKNYVLDKALNYGNSGGPIIATETGHAHAICSRFQPLVVPQQHIKDNNGNPLPIMIPSLYGVVSSFNNKDIIGFLMSLDIPIEE